AGCATTACGCTACCATTCACAAATTAATCCAGATACTGAGAAGCATTATGAAAGAAAGCTTAAGCATTTGGATAAAGAAATCAAAGAAGTAGAAAGCGCCTTCCCCAACTTCAGGATAAAGACTTTAAGAAAACTAAAGAACTTATACAGTCCGTTTCCGGAATTGGAGAAAAAACCTCTTTACAATTGATGACGGCTACTTCAGGATTTAAAAATTTTAATTCAGCACAATCATTAGTTAAGTATTTTGGTTTAGCTCCTAGAATATATCAATCTGGAAAAAAATCGTATTCTCCTGGAAAATGTCGCACTTCCAAGACTCATATACGAAGTTTATTGTATGTGTGTTCATGGACGGCGATTAAACACAATCCCCCATTGTAAAGAACTTTATTTAAGGTTGTTAGCTAAAGGAAAACCTAAAAAAGTAGCACTCATCGCTGTATGCAATAAACTTTTAAGAATATGCTTTGGAGTAGTTAAAAACAAAGTCCCTTATAATTCTGATTATATAAAAGATAAAATTTTAACTTAAATAATTTGCAAATTAACATAGAACATCGGGGCTAGGGTAGGGGACATAAGTATAAATGACGAGCAATAGGTAATAGGTAATAAGTAATGCTTGTTGACGTGATGTGTAATACTTGACATGTAATATATATTGAATGATTTTATTCAATATAATAACTAGAAAATATTGTACAGGATCATAGTATCTTCTTATAAATACATGTTAAGCTTGGTCTATTTGAGTGGGCTTTAGCCCACTCAAATAAATAAATAAATAAATAAACAAGTCCTTTTCCTTTGGCTTTAGCCCAAACCTATTTCAAAATGATTCTGAAAACCTACCTTTATAGTATATATGTATAAATTTATTATTCCCATTTGTATGTCATAACGCCCATCTCCCCATAATTCCATTACTCCCCAACCCTCTCATTGTAATCTCCAAACAAATGTTTAAAATTTTTCTCTCAAGGTATCAGGGGGTTAGAAGTAAAATGTTACACAGATATGAATTTTAAGTTAAATAAGTTTGTTTTGCGTGGTAATAAGTTGTTATCTTTGCCCCACTGAAAAACGAAAGAGATTCGGTAAGCGCAGAAGGGCTTTTGGATAAGCAAAAACAATATGATACTTGATAAGATATAATCGAAAAAAGCTTTATAAGTTTTAGCAAATAAAACTTGTGAGATAAAATAAAGTTAGTATCTTTGCAGTCCCAATTAAGGGAGCGCAGGAGTATAGAGATTGAGGTTAAGGGAGGAATTAAGGTTACTTAAAAAAACTTTAAAAATTTTTCTTTCGAAACATTTGGTCATTACGAAAATAAAGTTTTTACTTTTTGCACTCGCAAATACGGAGCGACACTGACAGAAAGATTGCTTCGTTACAAAGCGAAAGAAGAAAAAGATCATTGACATACAATATAACAACCAAGTAAGGAAAAAAACTAAAGCGTTAAAAAAAACTTTGAGTGAGTCAGACAAACATACAATGGAGAGTTTTGATCCTGGCTCAGGATGAACGCTAGCGGGAGGCCTAACACATGCAAGCCGAGCGGTATTTGTTCTTCGGAACAGAGAGAGCGGCGTACGGGTGCGGAACACGTGTGCAACCTGCCTTTATCTGGGGGGGATAGCCTTTCGAAAAGGAAGATTAATACCCCATAATATATTGAATGGCATCATTCGATATTGAAAAACTCCGGTGGATAGAGATGGGCACGCGCAAGATTAGATAGTTGGTGAGGTAACGGCTCACCAAGTCTGCGATCTTTAGGGGGCCTGAGAGGGTGATCCCCCACACTGGTACTGAGACACGGACCAGACTCCTACGGGAGGCAGCAGTGAGGAATATTGGACAATGGGTGAGAGCCTGATCCAGCCATCCCGCGTGAAGGACGACGGCCCTATGGGTTGTAAACTTCTTTTGTATAGGGATAAAACCTACTCTCGTGAGAGTAGCTGAAGGTACTATACGAATAAGCACCGGCTAACTCCGTGCCAGCAGCCGCGGTAATACGGAGGGTGCAAGCGTTATCCGGATTTATTGGGTTTAAAGGGTCCGTAGGCGGATCTGTAAGTCAGTGGTGAAATCTCACAGCTTAACTGTGAAACTGCCATTGATACTGCAGGTCTTGAGTGTTATTGAAGTAGCTGGAATAAGTAGTGTAGCGGTGAAATGCATAGATATTACTTAGAACACCAATTGCGAAGGCAGGTTACTAAGCAACAACTGACGCTGATGGACGAAAGCGTGGGGAGCGAACAGGATTAGATACCCTGGTAGTCCACGCCGTAAACGATGCTAACTCGTTTTTGGGGCTTCGGCTTCAGAGACTAAGCGAAAGTGATAAGTTAGCCACCTGGGGAGTACGAACGCAAGTTTGAAACTCAAAGGAATTGACGGGGGCCCGCACAAGCGGTGGATTATGTGGTTTTAATTCGATGATACGCGAGGAACCTTACCAAGGCTTAAATGGGAAATGACAGGTTTTAGAAATAGACTTTTTCTTCGGACATTTTTTTCAAGGTGCTGCATGGTTGTCGTCAGCTCGTGCCGTGAGGTGTTAGGTTAAGTCCTGCAACGAGCGCAACCCCTGTCACTAGTTGCCATCATTAAGTTGGGGGACTCTAGTGAGACTGCCTACGCAAGTAGAGAGGAAGGTGGGGATGACGTCAAATCATCACGGCCCTTACGCCTTGGGCCACACACGTAATACAATGGCCAGTACAGAGGGCAGCTACACAGCGATGTGATGCAAATCTCGAAAGCTGGTCTCAGTTCGGATTGGAGTCTGCAACTCGACTCTATGAAGCTGGAATCGCTAGTAATCGCGCATCAGCCATGGCGCGGTGAATACGTTCCCGGGCCTTGTACACACCGCCCGTCAAGCCATGGAAGTCTGGGGTACCTGAAGTCGGTGACCGTAATAGGAGCTGCCTAGGGTAAAACAGGTAACTAGGGCTAAGTCGTAACAAGGTAGCCGTACCGGAAGGTGCGGCTGGAACATCTCATTTTAGAGCGTCTTTTAGACGATAAACAAAATTAGTATCGAGAGATACAAGTACTTATTCAAAGTAAAGCTTTAGTTTTTTGTTTGGTTGATTTATATTAAAAAAAATACAAAAACCCACTAGAAATTAGTAAAGGGATTGAGAGAGACAAAGAAGATAAAAGCAGAGAGAGAAAGACGAAGAAATTAGTCTATTATCTATCAGTCTATCATCTTTACGTCTAATAGACAGTCTCGTAGCTCAGCTGGTTAGAGCGCTACACTGATAATGTAGAGGTCGGCAGTTCGAGCCTGCCCGAGACTACTAATTAAAGGGATTTAAAGATTGAAGAATTTAAAGATTTAAAAATTAGCAGCGTTTAATTTTTAAATGATAAAATCATTAAATATTTAAATCTTGACCTAGAGGGGAATTAGCTCAGCTGGCTAGAGCGCCTGCCTTGCACGCAGGAGGTCAAGGGTTCGACTCCCTTATTCTCCACATATAGATGGTTTAATATTAAATAAGCAGATAGAGCCAAAAACAATATTTGCGAATTAGATCAGAAATAGCATAACGATCATTGACATTAACGGTAAAGACATCACAAAGAGATAACCGAGCACTTTCGAGTGCGAAGTTTACAAAAAAATATTGATAATTTTAAATTATCTAGAAAAAAATACTGAACTAATAATAATATTAGGAAAGAAATCGTTAAGGGCGTATGGCGGATGCCTAGGCTTTCAGAGGCGACGAAGGACGTGGTAAGCTGCGAAAAGCTGCGGGGATTGGCACACACGAATTGATCCGCAGATGTCCGAATGGGGCAACCCGGCATGTTGAAGACATGTCACTCCGCAAGGAGAGCAAACCCGGAGAACTGAAACATCTAAGTACCCGGAGGAAAAGAAATCGAAGAGATTCCGTAAGTAGTGGCGAGCGAAAGCGGATTAGCCCAAAAGTCTTTATATATTTAGAAGAACGTTCTGGAAAGAACGGCCATAGACGGTGATAGCCCGGTATTCGAAAGGTATATTAAGATGATAAATGAGTATGGCGGGACACGTGAAATCCTGTCTGAATATGGGGGGGGACCATCCTCCAAGGCTAAATACTCCTGAAAGACCGATAGTGAACAAGTACTGTGAAGGAAAGGTGAAAAGCACTTCGAATAGAAGGGTGAAATAGAACCTGAAACCGTACGCCTACAAGCGGTCGGAGCAGCATTAAGCTGTGACGGCGTGCCTTTTGCATAATGAGCCTACGAGTTAATTTACTAGCGAGGTTAAGGTATTAAGTACCGGAGCCGGAGCGAAAGCGAGTCTGAATAGGGCGTATAGTTAGTAGGATTAGACGCGAAACCTTGTGATCTACCCATGGGCAGGTTGAAGCTCTGGTAACACAGAGTGGAGGACCGAACCGGTTGACGTTGAAAAGTCTTCGGATGACCTGTGGGTAGGGGTGAAAGGCCAATCAAACTGGGAGATAGCTCGTACTCTCCGAAATGCATTTAGGTGCAGCGTCGTATATAAGTTTATTAGAGGTAGAGCTACTGATTGGATGCGGGGGTTTCATCGCCTACCAATTCCTGACAAACTCCGAATGCTAATAAATGTTCTACGGCAGTGAGGGCATGGGTGCTAAGGTCCATGTCCGAGAGGGAAAGAACCCAGACCAACAGCTAAGGTCCCAAAATATATGTTAAGTTGAAGCAACGCGGTTGGACTGCATTGACAGCTAGGATGTTGGCTTGGAAGCAGCCATTCATTTAAAGAGTGCGTAACAGCTCACTAGTCGAGCGGTCCGGCATGGATAATAATCGGGCATAAACATATTACCGAAGCTATGGATTTGTATTTTAGATACATCTGGTAGGAGAGCATTCTATTTGCGCCGAAGCAGTACTGTGAGGTATTGTGGAGCGGATAGAAAAAGAAAATGTAGGCATAAGTAACGATAAAGGGGGGGCGAGAAAACCCCCCTCACCGAAAGACTAAGGTTTCCTCAGCCATGCTAATCAGCTGAGGGTTAGTCGGGACCTAACGCGAACCCGAAAGGGGTAGTGGATGGACAATGGGTTAATATTCCCATACTTGCTCACACTAAAAAAAGGGGACGGAGTGCCGTACTTACTGGAGACTGACGGAATAGTCAAGGCTTAGCCTTCGGGCGAAGCTGCTGTAGGGAAAGTGCTTCCAAGAAAAAGCCGAAGTGAAGCAACCCGTACCAAAAACCGACACAGGTAGTCGAGGAGAGAATCCTAAGGTGCTAGAGTGAATCATGGTTAAGGAACTAGGCAAAAATAGTCTCGTAACTTCGGGAGAAGAGACGCCATCAGCAATGGTGGCCGCAGTAAAGAGGCCCAGGCGACTGTTTTATCAAAAAAAACACAGGACTCTGCAAAATCGAAAGATGCAGTATAGGGTCTGACACCTGCCCGGTGCTGGAAGGTTAAGGAAGGTGCTTAGGGTTAAACCGAAGGCATTGACTGAAGCCCCAGTAAACGGCGGCCGTAACTATAACGGTCCTAAGGTAGCGAAATTCCTTGTCGGGTAAGTTCCGACCTGCACGAATGGTGTAACGATCTGGGCACTGTCTCAACCATGAGCTCTGTGAAATTGTAGTATCGGTGAAGATGCCGATTACCCGCAATGGGACGAAAAAGACCCTGTGAACCTTTACTATAACTTCGTATTGACTTTGAGTAAGTAATGTGTAGGATAGGTGGGAGGCTATGAAGTGGGCACGCTAGTGTCTGTGGAGCCGACGTTGAAATACCACCCTTTACTTACTTGGAGCCTAACTTCTTTTTAGAAGGACATTGCGTGGTGGGTAGTTTTGACTGGGGTGGTCGCCTCCAAAAGAGTAACGGAGGCTTTCAAAGGTACCCTCAGCACGCTTGGTAACCGTGCGTAGAGTGTAATGGCATAAGGGTGCTTGACTGTGAGACCAACAAGTCGATCAGGTGCGAAAGCAGGACATAGTGATCCGGTGGTTCCGTATGGAAGGGCCATCGCTCATAGGATAAAAAGGTACTCCGGGGATAACAGGCTAGTCTCCCCCCAAGAGCTCACATCGACGGGGAGGTTCGGCACC
The Chryseobacterium tructae genome window above contains:
- a CDS encoding IS110 family transposase — its product is MTATSGFKNFNSAQSLVKYFGLAPRIYQSGKKSYSPGKCRTSKTHIRSLLYVCSWTAIKHNPPL